One segment of Megachile rotundata isolate GNS110a chromosome 6, iyMegRotu1, whole genome shotgun sequence DNA contains the following:
- the LOC100883951 gene encoding glycoprotein 3-alpha-L-fucosyltransferase A isoform X1 yields MLGISRYVRILLFLFVGSTIFLTVLLTFPDFIGGKIDEEAKYSKRQNIFTILSKNKNFTNVQNGAMSLLGKWLLSPEGSLPPPIINTKKEPYLILIWKHGKFLERRHIKRFSNNKFSPWEGCSVNNCVLSYQSKDIDTADATVFHLHLTKSVLELPYRTRQNQRWIFLTDESPMHTFLYGNQELLKYNGLFNWSMTYRMDSDIPIPYGRTIAKAFINSTETHFLKDSIKKLKTKLVTIMGSNCVGVNGRWKYVNELKSILGDDLQIYGKCLNGNTTACPGHFDKDCATLNAYKFYLAFENSNCKEYLTEKVFWHGYHKLAVPVIMGAPKENCERLLPPHSFLHVSDFANPTALADYIRYLNQHDDKYFEYHEWRKYYKVINEHGYFGSISKHYCRICEALHYNVPTSKTYQDLESFWNKQRDCTL; encoded by the exons ATGCTCGGGATTTCGCGATATGTTAGAATATTATTATTCCTTTTTGTTGGTTCGACGATTTTTCTTACGGTTCTCCTTACTTTTCCGGACTTCATTGGCGGGAAAATCGACGAAGAAGCAAAGTATTCAAAACGTCAGAACATTTTCACAATATtatcgaaaaataaaaatttcacaaatgtgCAG AATGGTGCGATGTCTTTGCTTGGAAAATGGCTGCTATCTCCCGAGGGAAGTTTACCACCACCAATAATTAATACGAAAAAAGAACCttacttaatattaatttgGAAGCATGGAAAATTCCTGGAACGTAGACACATCAAACGTTTCTCTAATAATAA ATTTTCACCGTGGGAAGGTTGTTCAGTAAATAACTGTGTATTAAGTTATCAATCGAAAGATATTGATACAGCTGATGCCACTGTGTTTCATTTGCACTTGACAAAAAGCGTATTAGAATTACCATACAGAACTCGACAGAACCAAAGATGGATCTTCTTGACGGACGAATCACCAATGCACACTTTTCTCTATGGCAATCAAGAACTATTAAAATACAATGGCCTGTTCAACTGGTCTATGACTTATCGCATGGACAGCGATATACCAATACCGTATGGCCGCACGATTGCTAAAGCGTTTATAAATTCCACAGAAACGCATTTCTTAAAGgattctattaaaaaattaaaaactaaactAGTTACGATAATGGGCAGTAACTGTGTAGGTGTAAACGGACGATGGAAATATGTGAACGAATTGAAATCAATTCTTGGCGATGATTTACAAATATACGGGAAATGTTTGAACGGTAATACCACCGCATGTCCCGGTCATTTTGATAAAGACTGTGCGACCCTAAATGCGTATAAATTTTATCTTGCTTTCGAGAACTCGAATTGCAAAGAATACTTAACGGAAAAAGTATTTTGGCATGGTTATCATAAATTAGCTGTTCCAGTAATAATGGGTGCACCGAAAGAAAATTGTGAACGGCTATTACCACCTCATTCGTTCCTTCATGTTAGCGATTTTGCTAATCCAACTGCTTTGGCGGATTATATTCGATACCTTAATCAGCATGatgataaatattttgaatatcacGAATGGCGCAAGTATTATAAAGTAATTAATGAACACGGCTATTTTGGTAGTATTTCGAAGCACTACTGTCGCATCTGCGAAGCTCTTCATTATAATGTTCCTACTAGTAAGACATACCAAGATTTAGAGTCATTTTGGAACAAACAGCGAGATTGTACACTTTAG
- the LOC100883951 gene encoding glycoprotein 3-alpha-L-fucosyltransferase A isoform X2, translated as MSLLGKWLLSPEGSLPPPIINTKKEPYLILIWKHGKFLERRHIKRFSNNKFSPWEGCSVNNCVLSYQSKDIDTADATVFHLHLTKSVLELPYRTRQNQRWIFLTDESPMHTFLYGNQELLKYNGLFNWSMTYRMDSDIPIPYGRTIAKAFINSTETHFLKDSIKKLKTKLVTIMGSNCVGVNGRWKYVNELKSILGDDLQIYGKCLNGNTTACPGHFDKDCATLNAYKFYLAFENSNCKEYLTEKVFWHGYHKLAVPVIMGAPKENCERLLPPHSFLHVSDFANPTALADYIRYLNQHDDKYFEYHEWRKYYKVINEHGYFGSISKHYCRICEALHYNVPTSKTYQDLESFWNKQRDCTL; from the exons ATGTCTTTGCTTGGAAAATGGCTGCTATCTCCCGAGGGAAGTTTACCACCACCAATAATTAATACGAAAAAAGAACCttacttaatattaatttgGAAGCATGGAAAATTCCTGGAACGTAGACACATCAAACGTTTCTCTAATAATAA ATTTTCACCGTGGGAAGGTTGTTCAGTAAATAACTGTGTATTAAGTTATCAATCGAAAGATATTGATACAGCTGATGCCACTGTGTTTCATTTGCACTTGACAAAAAGCGTATTAGAATTACCATACAGAACTCGACAGAACCAAAGATGGATCTTCTTGACGGACGAATCACCAATGCACACTTTTCTCTATGGCAATCAAGAACTATTAAAATACAATGGCCTGTTCAACTGGTCTATGACTTATCGCATGGACAGCGATATACCAATACCGTATGGCCGCACGATTGCTAAAGCGTTTATAAATTCCACAGAAACGCATTTCTTAAAGgattctattaaaaaattaaaaactaaactAGTTACGATAATGGGCAGTAACTGTGTAGGTGTAAACGGACGATGGAAATATGTGAACGAATTGAAATCAATTCTTGGCGATGATTTACAAATATACGGGAAATGTTTGAACGGTAATACCACCGCATGTCCCGGTCATTTTGATAAAGACTGTGCGACCCTAAATGCGTATAAATTTTATCTTGCTTTCGAGAACTCGAATTGCAAAGAATACTTAACGGAAAAAGTATTTTGGCATGGTTATCATAAATTAGCTGTTCCAGTAATAATGGGTGCACCGAAAGAAAATTGTGAACGGCTATTACCACCTCATTCGTTCCTTCATGTTAGCGATTTTGCTAATCCAACTGCTTTGGCGGATTATATTCGATACCTTAATCAGCATGatgataaatattttgaatatcacGAATGGCGCAAGTATTATAAAGTAATTAATGAACACGGCTATTTTGGTAGTATTTCGAAGCACTACTGTCGCATCTGCGAAGCTCTTCATTATAATGTTCCTACTAGTAAGACATACCAAGATTTAGAGTCATTTTGGAACAAACAGCGAGATTGTACACTTTAG
- the LOC100875788 gene encoding uncharacterized protein LOC100875788 isoform X2 — protein MLGCQDHYNGVTIDSNEESCNAEAFARLLTISLQQWIKEKRRTIWFRVHLPHTEWVPILVKEGFKFHHAKPEYVMLYRWLVEDEECNVPHYAHTNLGIGAFVYNEKTNEMLVVKEKYADKARWKLPGGYVEPGEDLEEAVKREVLEETGIHTTFRCLLTFRHTHNHAFNCSDIYVIAYLSPIDNEIKKCVREIADCQWMKIHEYLEHSEVHDNNKMVARKMLEFLEHRMGITVEYGEHPIFKKPIAMYSISKI, from the exons atgttag GATGCCAAGATCATTACAATGGCGTAACTATCGATTCAAATGAAGAATCTTGTAATGCCGAAGCATTTGCACGTCTTCTTACAA tatCTTTACAGCAATGGATAAAAGAAAAAAGGCGTACAATATGGTTTCGTGTACATTTACCACATACAGAATGGGTACCTATACTTGTAAAAGAAGGATTTAAGTTTCATCATGCAAAGCCAGAATATGTTATGCTCTATCGATGGCTAGTTGAAGATGAAGAATGCAATGttccacattatgctcatactaatttgggaattggtgcaTTTGTTTATAATGAAAAAACCAATGAAATGTTAGTAGTTAAAGAGAAATATGCAGACAAAGCACGTTGGAAACTGCCAGGTGGTTACGTAGAACCAG GTGAAGATCTGGAAGAAGCAGTAAAAAGGGAAGTTTTAGAAGAAACTGGTATTCACACTACTTTTAGATGTCTATTAACTTTCAGACATACCCATAATCATGCATTTAATTGTTCTGATATATATGTAATAGCTTATTTGTCTCCTAttgataatgaaattaaaaaatgtgtaagaGAAATTGCTGATTGTCAATGGATGAAG ATACATGAATATCTAGAACATTCAGAAGttcatgataataataaaatggttGCAAGAAAAATGTTAGAATTCTTGGAacatagaatgggaattactgtAGAATATGGAGAACACCCTATTTTTAAAAAACCTATTGCTATGTATAGTATATCTAAGATATAA
- the LOC100875788 gene encoding uncharacterized protein LOC100875788 isoform X1: MYSIAASKLCHIITILNRQQFLSKYRTTFFPVTYCISYYATVSIIMTSKCFKGCQDHYNGVTIDSNEESCNAEAFARLLTISLQQWIKEKRRTIWFRVHLPHTEWVPILVKEGFKFHHAKPEYVMLYRWLVEDEECNVPHYAHTNLGIGAFVYNEKTNEMLVVKEKYADKARWKLPGGYVEPGEDLEEAVKREVLEETGIHTTFRCLLTFRHTHNHAFNCSDIYVIAYLSPIDNEIKKCVREIADCQWMKIHEYLEHSEVHDNNKMVARKMLEFLEHRMGITVEYGEHPIFKKPIAMYSISKI, translated from the exons ATGTATAGTATCGCTGCTTCAAAACTTTGTCATATTATTACAATCTTAAATCGTCAACAATTTCTTTCTAAATATCGGACAACATTTTTCCCCGTTACGTATTGTATATCATACTATGCTACAGTTTCCATAATTATGACTTCTAAATGCTTTAAAGGATGCCAAGATCATTACAATGGCGTAACTATCGATTCAAATGAAGAATCTTGTAATGCCGAAGCATTTGCACGTCTTCTTACAA tatCTTTACAGCAATGGATAAAAGAAAAAAGGCGTACAATATGGTTTCGTGTACATTTACCACATACAGAATGGGTACCTATACTTGTAAAAGAAGGATTTAAGTTTCATCATGCAAAGCCAGAATATGTTATGCTCTATCGATGGCTAGTTGAAGATGAAGAATGCAATGttccacattatgctcatactaatttgggaattggtgcaTTTGTTTATAATGAAAAAACCAATGAAATGTTAGTAGTTAAAGAGAAATATGCAGACAAAGCACGTTGGAAACTGCCAGGTGGTTACGTAGAACCAG GTGAAGATCTGGAAGAAGCAGTAAAAAGGGAAGTTTTAGAAGAAACTGGTATTCACACTACTTTTAGATGTCTATTAACTTTCAGACATACCCATAATCATGCATTTAATTGTTCTGATATATATGTAATAGCTTATTTGTCTCCTAttgataatgaaattaaaaaatgtgtaagaGAAATTGCTGATTGTCAATGGATGAAG ATACATGAATATCTAGAACATTCAGAAGttcatgataataataaaatggttGCAAGAAAAATGTTAGAATTCTTGGAacatagaatgggaattactgtAGAATATGGAGAACACCCTATTTTTAAAAAACCTATTGCTATGTATAGTATATCTAAGATATAA
- the STUB1 gene encoding STIP1 homology and U-box containing protein 1: protein MSKMYTTANLSDKELKEQGNRLFNLHKYEDAAYCYTKAIIKNPTQALYFTNRALCNLKLKRWESSCQDCRRALDIDPCLVKGHFFLGLALLEMELFGEAVKHLQRAVDLAKEQKLNYGDDMTSILRQARKRLFQLREEQRIAQDIELQSYLNQLIVEDAERSLAALKEQETTKETNGKSEGEGVSNEFTRKKEEIEEKRDTCMAQLNDLFAKVDERRRKREVPDYLCGKISFEILQEPVITPSGITYERKDIEEHLQRVGHFDPVTRVRLTQDQLIPNLAMKEVVDTFLQENEWALYY from the exons ATGAGTAAGATGTATACAACCGCTAATCTCTCCGACAAGGAGTTGAAGGAACAAGGAAATCGACTTTTCAATCTTCACAAATATGAGGATGCTGCGTACTGCTACACCAAAGCAATT ATTAAAAATCCAACCCAAGCATTATACTTCACGAACCGGGCATTGTGTAACCTAAAATTAAAACGATGGGAATCGTCCTGTCAAGACTGCAGACGGGCTCTCGATATTGATCCATGTCTGGTAAAAGGTCATTTTTTTTTGGGTCTTGCTCTTCTTGAAATGGAACTTTTTGGTGAGGCTGTTAAACATTTACAAAGAG CTGTGGATTTGGCTAAGGAACAAAAGTTAAACTATGGTGATGATATGACCAGTATTTTAAGGCAAGCACGAAAACGTCTCTTTCAATTAAGAGAAGAACAGAGGATTGCTCAAGATATTGAACTGCAATCATATTTAAACCAGTTAATAGTAGAAGATGCTGAACGAAGCTTGGCTGCTTTAAAAGAACAAGAAACGACAAAAGAAACAAATGGTAAATCTGAAGGCGAAGGTGTGTCCAATGAATTtacaagaaagaaagaagaaatagaAGAGAAAAGGGACACGTGTATGGCTCAGCTTAATGACTTGTTTGCGAAAGTAGATGAAAGAAGAAGG aaaaGGGAAGTACCTGATTATTTGTGTGGAAAGattagttttgaaattttacaagagCCTGTAATTACGCCAAGTGGAATTACATATGAACGAAAAGATATTGAAGAGCATTTGCAAAGGGTGGGACATTTTGATCCAGTTACTAGAGTTCGCTTAACTCAAGATCAGTTAATCCCCAACTTAGCAATGAAGGAAGTAGTTGACACATTTCTTCAAGAAAATGAATGGGCATTATATTATTAA
- the PGAP1 gene encoding GPI inositol-deacylase isoform X2 has product MIRIKSVFIYTTLFSFLMLFLLLYILGAARYVTDFEENTCDMTYMFEYPQYVRISLDDKLEEQYQRYGLYAYGEGFITEKLRRMYFTGIPVLFVPGNAGSHQQVRSLASVSLRKSLKDRTPFHFDYFTVSFGKEYSALYGGVLMEETLYVSHCIKKILSLYKTNVEKIVLIGHSMHTAGKRLYIYEDMIQFKPGGEWIEDIRKQYTWTNKNLSKKTSSIYLMIRLRDEPDHLTIDTINLESKDWLFVCTASIIEGQSRVCNWGWNLTNKTRISVDPLHRLRKTVDLNFQEIKYPGVTHIIVRITPEDLDNFVAVNVDLYSYDTRVIPIKSELSILNKLLVKRRMTKTDSGHIRYYATFNDISAIAVELKASECTDPKHHAIVELLEPWSVGVTQIQFFTVIDDGPKTLKIQTRHDTSNVSANLRITLDPACLYTINIQESGIIDKISCIVRDRWYLLYTTIISLLLIFLSIKTNHDNEQIPIVLITIFFSFYYNLIFESLVSMAIICVFIIGLCCSVIFLGSVAHSIAVRFLARAIAFSTTWSDWLLGGLNQLPFITTILVLSLVPATCGALAMIISVFLYFLNLTKMYEDYLEELLMASLQHFNWIRPFRNAKNNPEEQENTRQKIFNHLIFFILWCFVAIPAVPSVLVWAKNFSYDMRLSTEDPLLLKSWVILVACSTLGWVQIPSNDGIRSKILSRILYFVGWIVLSMGAAYHPAFYQYYMPPIVAGIIAMVALNFVTS; this is encoded by the exons ATGATTCGAATTAAATctgtatttatttatactacattattttcatttttaatgttatttctACTATTGTACATACTTGGAGCTGCTCGTTATGTTACGGATTTTGAAGAAAATACTTGTGATATGACATACATGTTTGAATATCCACAGTATGTG AGAATATCCTTGGATGACAAACTAGAAGAACAATATCAAAGATATGGATTGTACGCATATGGAGAAGGTTTCATTACAGAAAAACTTAGAAGAATGTATTTCACAGGAATACCAGTTCTTTTTGTACCAGGCAATGCTGGATCTCACCAGCAAG TAAGATCCCTTGCTTCTGTGAGTTTAAGGAAAAGTTTAAAAGATAGAACTCCATTTCATTTTGACTACTTCACAGTTTCATTTGGCAAAGAGTATTCTGCTTTATATGGAG gtGTACTAATGGAAGAAACATTATATGTTTCGCactgtataaaaaaaattttaagtttatacAAAACCAATGTAGAGAAGATTGTACTTATTGGACATTCAATG CATACTGCTGGCAAAAGATTATAtatttatgaagatatgataCAATTTAAACCTGGTGGTGAATGGATAGAAGATATTCGGAAACAGTATACATGGACTAAcaaaaatttatctaaaaaGACATCTTCTATTTATCTTATGATTAGATTGAGAGATGAACCAGATCATTTGACTATTGACACTATAAATTTAGAATCTAAAGATTGGTTATTTGTGTGCACAGCATCTATTATAGAAGGACAATCAAGAGTttg CAATTGGGGTTGGAACTTAACAAATAAAACAAGAATTTCGGTAGATCCTTTACATCGTTTAAGAAAAACTGttgatttaaattttcaagaaataaaatatcctGGTGTGACACACATTATAGTAAGAATTACTCCAGAGGATCTAGACAATTTTGTAGCAGTAAATGTTGACTTATATTCTTATGATACAAGAGTTATACCTATTAAAAGTGAATTATCTATCTTAAACAAATTACTTGTAAAACGTCGAATGACGAAGACTGATTCTGGACATATTAGATACTATGCCACTTTTAATGATATAAGTGCTATAGCAGTTGAACTTAAAGCATCTGAATGTACAGATCCAAAACATCATGCAATAGTTGAATTATTGGAACCATGGAGTGTTGGAGTTacacaaattcaatttttcactgTTAT CGATGACGGACCGAAAACACTGAAAATTCAAACTAGACATGATACTTCTAATGTATCTGCAAATCTGAGAATAACATTAGATCCTGCATGTCTATATACAATTAATATTCAAGAAAGTGGTATTATAGATAAAATATCTTGTATTGTAAGAGATCGTTGGTATCTACTATATACAACAATTATTAGTCTGCTcctaatatttttatcaatcaaaACTAATCATGATAACGAACAAATTCCAATAGTGCTGATTACAATATTCTTCtcattttactataatttaatatttgaatcttTAGTTTCTATGGCTATTATTTGTGTATTTATTATTGGATTATGTTGTTCTGTTATATTCCTCGGATCAGTGGCACATAGTATTGCTGTCAG aTTTCTAGCACGCGCAATAGCTTTCTCAACAACATGGTCAGATTGGCTACTTGGTGGATTAAATCAGTTACCATTTATTACCACGATTCTTGTTTTATCCTTAGTACCAGCAACTTGTGGAGCCTTAGCTATGATAATTTCagttttcttatattttctaaatttaacaaaaatgtacGAAGATTATTTGGAAGAATTATTAATGGCTTcattacaacattttaattggATACGGCCATTTAGAAATGCGAAAAATAATCCTGAAGAACAAGAGAATACAAGACAGAAAATATTTAACCATCTTATTTTCTTCATACTTTGGTGCTTTGTTGCAATTCCAGCAGTACCATCTGTACTTGTTTGGGCAAAAAATTTCAG TTATGATATGAGACTTTCTACTGAAGATCCTTTGTTACTTAAAAGTTGGGTAATTCTAGTAGCATGCAGCACATTAGGGTGGGTACAAATTCCTTCTAATGATGGAATTCGATCTAAGATATTGTCTAggatattatattttgttggtTGGATTGTACTTTCAATGGGAGCAGCATATCATCCTGCTTTTTATCAGTATTATATGCCGCCCATTGTAGCTGGAATTATTGCTATGGTTGCATTAAATTTTGTCACTTCATAg
- the PGAP1 gene encoding GPI inositol-deacylase isoform X1 → MIRIKSVFIYTTLFSFLMLFLLLYILGAARYVTDFEENTCDMTYMFEYPQYVRISLDDKLEEQYQRYGLYAYGEGFITEKLRRMYFTGIPVLFVPGNAGSHQQVRSLASVSLRKSLKDRTPFHFDYFTVSFGKEYSALYGGVLMEETLYVSHCIKKILSLYKTNVEKIVLIGHSMGGIIAKGSLLLTPNLNASVASIIITLATPHTPVLVLDSTFASYYHKLNSRLSEIKDAGTSVVSIGGGPRDLLVPSTQIVDSAADINILSPAIPSVWKSTDHLCILWCKQLVFSIVRSLFDSVNYFQKPPQIFSKPEERMQALSYHFHHHTAGKRLYIYEDMIQFKPGGEWIEDIRKQYTWTNKNLSKKTSSIYLMIRLRDEPDHLTIDTINLESKDWLFVCTASIIEGQSRVCNWGWNLTNKTRISVDPLHRLRKTVDLNFQEIKYPGVTHIIVRITPEDLDNFVAVNVDLYSYDTRVIPIKSELSILNKLLVKRRMTKTDSGHIRYYATFNDISAIAVELKASECTDPKHHAIVELLEPWSVGVTQIQFFTVIDDGPKTLKIQTRHDTSNVSANLRITLDPACLYTINIQESGIIDKISCIVRDRWYLLYTTIISLLLIFLSIKTNHDNEQIPIVLITIFFSFYYNLIFESLVSMAIICVFIIGLCCSVIFLGSVAHSIAVRFLARAIAFSTTWSDWLLGGLNQLPFITTILVLSLVPATCGALAMIISVFLYFLNLTKMYEDYLEELLMASLQHFNWIRPFRNAKNNPEEQENTRQKIFNHLIFFILWCFVAIPAVPSVLVWAKNFSYDMRLSTEDPLLLKSWVILVACSTLGWVQIPSNDGIRSKILSRILYFVGWIVLSMGAAYHPAFYQYYMPPIVAGIIAMVALNFVTS, encoded by the exons ATGATTCGAATTAAATctgtatttatttatactacattattttcatttttaatgttatttctACTATTGTACATACTTGGAGCTGCTCGTTATGTTACGGATTTTGAAGAAAATACTTGTGATATGACATACATGTTTGAATATCCACAGTATGTG AGAATATCCTTGGATGACAAACTAGAAGAACAATATCAAAGATATGGATTGTACGCATATGGAGAAGGTTTCATTACAGAAAAACTTAGAAGAATGTATTTCACAGGAATACCAGTTCTTTTTGTACCAGGCAATGCTGGATCTCACCAGCAAG TAAGATCCCTTGCTTCTGTGAGTTTAAGGAAAAGTTTAAAAGATAGAACTCCATTTCATTTTGACTACTTCACAGTTTCATTTGGCAAAGAGTATTCTGCTTTATATGGAG gtGTACTAATGGAAGAAACATTATATGTTTCGCactgtataaaaaaaattttaagtttatacAAAACCAATGTAGAGAAGATTGTACTTATTGGACATTCAATG GGAGGTATTATAGCTAAAGGTTCTCTATTATTGACCCCAAATTTAAATGCTAGTGTTgcaagtattattattactttggcTACACCTCATACTCCTGTGTTAGTATTAGATAGTACTTTTGCTAGTTATTACCATAAATTAAACAGTCGCTTAAGCGAAATAAAAGATGCAGGAACAAGTGTAGTATCAATAGGAGGAGGACCACGAGATCTACTTGTGCCTTCAACACAAATTGTAGATTCTGCAGCAGATATTAATATTCTGTCTCCAGCTATACCAAGTGTTTGGAAATCTACAGATCACCTGTGTATTCTTTGGTGCAAACAATTAGTGTTTTCTATTGTGCGTTCATTATTTGATTCTgtgaattattttcaaaaaccTCCACAAATTTTCTCTAAGCCTGAAGAAAGAATGCAAGCTTTATCATATCATTTTCATCAT CATACTGCTGGCAAAAGATTATAtatttatgaagatatgataCAATTTAAACCTGGTGGTGAATGGATAGAAGATATTCGGAAACAGTATACATGGACTAAcaaaaatttatctaaaaaGACATCTTCTATTTATCTTATGATTAGATTGAGAGATGAACCAGATCATTTGACTATTGACACTATAAATTTAGAATCTAAAGATTGGTTATTTGTGTGCACAGCATCTATTATAGAAGGACAATCAAGAGTttg CAATTGGGGTTGGAACTTAACAAATAAAACAAGAATTTCGGTAGATCCTTTACATCGTTTAAGAAAAACTGttgatttaaattttcaagaaataaaatatcctGGTGTGACACACATTATAGTAAGAATTACTCCAGAGGATCTAGACAATTTTGTAGCAGTAAATGTTGACTTATATTCTTATGATACAAGAGTTATACCTATTAAAAGTGAATTATCTATCTTAAACAAATTACTTGTAAAACGTCGAATGACGAAGACTGATTCTGGACATATTAGATACTATGCCACTTTTAATGATATAAGTGCTATAGCAGTTGAACTTAAAGCATCTGAATGTACAGATCCAAAACATCATGCAATAGTTGAATTATTGGAACCATGGAGTGTTGGAGTTacacaaattcaatttttcactgTTAT CGATGACGGACCGAAAACACTGAAAATTCAAACTAGACATGATACTTCTAATGTATCTGCAAATCTGAGAATAACATTAGATCCTGCATGTCTATATACAATTAATATTCAAGAAAGTGGTATTATAGATAAAATATCTTGTATTGTAAGAGATCGTTGGTATCTACTATATACAACAATTATTAGTCTGCTcctaatatttttatcaatcaaaACTAATCATGATAACGAACAAATTCCAATAGTGCTGATTACAATATTCTTCtcattttactataatttaatatttgaatcttTAGTTTCTATGGCTATTATTTGTGTATTTATTATTGGATTATGTTGTTCTGTTATATTCCTCGGATCAGTGGCACATAGTATTGCTGTCAG aTTTCTAGCACGCGCAATAGCTTTCTCAACAACATGGTCAGATTGGCTACTTGGTGGATTAAATCAGTTACCATTTATTACCACGATTCTTGTTTTATCCTTAGTACCAGCAACTTGTGGAGCCTTAGCTATGATAATTTCagttttcttatattttctaaatttaacaaaaatgtacGAAGATTATTTGGAAGAATTATTAATGGCTTcattacaacattttaattggATACGGCCATTTAGAAATGCGAAAAATAATCCTGAAGAACAAGAGAATACAAGACAGAAAATATTTAACCATCTTATTTTCTTCATACTTTGGTGCTTTGTTGCAATTCCAGCAGTACCATCTGTACTTGTTTGGGCAAAAAATTTCAG TTATGATATGAGACTTTCTACTGAAGATCCTTTGTTACTTAAAAGTTGGGTAATTCTAGTAGCATGCAGCACATTAGGGTGGGTACAAATTCCTTCTAATGATGGAATTCGATCTAAGATATTGTCTAggatattatattttgttggtTGGATTGTACTTTCAATGGGAGCAGCATATCATCCTGCTTTTTATCAGTATTATATGCCGCCCATTGTAGCTGGAATTATTGCTATGGTTGCATTAAATTTTGTCACTTCATAg